From Strix uralensis isolate ZFMK-TIS-50842 chromosome 1, bStrUra1, whole genome shotgun sequence, a single genomic window includes:
- the SLC35B3 gene encoding adenosine 3'-phospho 5'-phosphosulfate transporter 2 isoform X1, producing the protein MGAALSDRGHTEREEQKEDNSSTECSELGIMDLKFTSSRKYISISVPSKSQTMSPHIKSVDDVVVLGMNLSKFNKPTQFFICVSGVFMFYLIYGYLQELIFSVEGFKPFGWYLTLVQFGFYSIFGLIELQLIQDKRRRIPGKTYMIIAFLTVGTMGLSNTSLGYLNYPTQVIFKCCKLIPVMIGGVLIQGKRYNIADVSAALCMSLGLIWFTLADSTVAPNFNLTGVVLISLALCADAVIGNVQEKAMKLHNGSNSEMVLYSYSIGFVYILFGLTCTSGLSPAVTFCSKHPVQTYGYAFLFSLTGYFGISFVLALIKIFGALLAVTVTTGRKAMTIVLSFLFFAKPFTLQYVWSGLLVVLGIFLNVYSKNMDKIKLPSLHGLWKKSVEERKTRTLSQTV; encoded by the exons ATGGGCGCCGCG ctttcagaCAGAGGACACACagaaagagaagagcagaaagaagataACAGTAGCACCGAATGCAGCGAACTAGGAATCATGGATCTGAAATTCACTTcatcaagaaaatacatttccatcAGTGTACCTTCCAAATCTCAAACTATGTCTCCTCATATCAAATCAGTAGATGATGTTGTAGTTCTTGGCATGAATCTCAGCAAATTTAACAAACCTACTCaatttttcatctgtgtttctgGAGTTTTTATGTTTTATCTAATCTATGGATATTTACAG gAATTGATATTTTCAGTGGAAGGTTTTAAACCTTTTGGTTGGTACCTCACTTTAGTGCAATTTggattttattccatttttgGACTAATAGAATTACAGTTGATtcaggacaaaaggagaag aaTTCCTGGCAAAACCTACATGATAATAGCGTTTTTAACAGTGGGAACTATGGGTTTGTCAAATACCTCTTTAGGATATCTGAATTACCCTACTCAAGTCATCTTCAAGTGCTGTAAGCTGATTCCAGTTATGATAGGCGGGGTTTTGATACAAG GAAAACGTTATAATATTGCAGATGTGTCTGCTGCCCTATGTATGAGTCTTGGATTAATATGGTTTACTTTAGCCGACAGCACAGTCGCTCCAAACTTCAACTTGACAG GTGTGGTCCTAATATCCCTTGCCCTCTGCGCAGATGCAGTTATAGGAAATGTACAGGAAAAAGCTATGAAGTTGCACAATGGTTCTAATTCAGAAATG GTTTTGTATTCCTATTCAATAGGTTTTGTGTATATTTTGTTTGGATTAACATGCACTAGTGGATTAAGCCCTGCAGTAACATTTTGCTCAAAG cATCCAGTGCAGACTTACGGTTATgcattccttttctccctgactgGGTATTTTGGCATATCCTTTGTTCTAGCTTTGATTAAAATCTTTGGTGCCCTTCTGGCTGTAACAG taacaacaggaagaaaagcaatgaccattgtgctttcttttttgttctttgcaaAGCCATTCACATTACA GTATGTGTGGTCAGGCTTACTGGTTGTCCTTGGTATATTTCTTAATGTTTACAGTAAGAATATGGATAAAATCAAACTGCCTTCACTGCATggtctttggaaaaaaagtgtggaagaaagaaaaacaaggacGTTGTCACAAACAGTATAG
- the SLC35B3 gene encoding adenosine 3'-phospho 5'-phosphosulfate transporter 2 isoform X3 — protein MGAALSDRGHTEREEQKEDNSSTECSELGIMDLKFTSSRKYISISVPSKSQTMSPHIKSVDDVVVLGMNLSKFNKPTQFFICVSGVFMFYLIYGYLQELIFSVEGFKPFGWYLTLVQFGFYSIFGLIELQLIQDKRRRIPGKTYMIIAFLTVGTMGLSNTSLGYLNYPTQVIFKCCKLIPVMIGGVLIQGKRYNIADVSAALCMSLGLIWFTLADSTVAPNFNLTGVVLISLALCADAVIGNVQEKAMKLHNGSNSEMHPVQTYGYAFLFSLTGYFGISFVLALIKIFGALLAVTVTTGRKAMTIVLSFLFFAKPFTLQYVWSGLLVVLGIFLNVYSKNMDKIKLPSLHGLWKKSVEERKTRTLSQTV, from the exons ATGGGCGCCGCG ctttcagaCAGAGGACACACagaaagagaagagcagaaagaagataACAGTAGCACCGAATGCAGCGAACTAGGAATCATGGATCTGAAATTCACTTcatcaagaaaatacatttccatcAGTGTACCTTCCAAATCTCAAACTATGTCTCCTCATATCAAATCAGTAGATGATGTTGTAGTTCTTGGCATGAATCTCAGCAAATTTAACAAACCTACTCaatttttcatctgtgtttctgGAGTTTTTATGTTTTATCTAATCTATGGATATTTACAG gAATTGATATTTTCAGTGGAAGGTTTTAAACCTTTTGGTTGGTACCTCACTTTAGTGCAATTTggattttattccatttttgGACTAATAGAATTACAGTTGATtcaggacaaaaggagaag aaTTCCTGGCAAAACCTACATGATAATAGCGTTTTTAACAGTGGGAACTATGGGTTTGTCAAATACCTCTTTAGGATATCTGAATTACCCTACTCAAGTCATCTTCAAGTGCTGTAAGCTGATTCCAGTTATGATAGGCGGGGTTTTGATACAAG GAAAACGTTATAATATTGCAGATGTGTCTGCTGCCCTATGTATGAGTCTTGGATTAATATGGTTTACTTTAGCCGACAGCACAGTCGCTCCAAACTTCAACTTGACAG GTGTGGTCCTAATATCCCTTGCCCTCTGCGCAGATGCAGTTATAGGAAATGTACAGGAAAAAGCTATGAAGTTGCACAATGGTTCTAATTCAGAAATG cATCCAGTGCAGACTTACGGTTATgcattccttttctccctgactgGGTATTTTGGCATATCCTTTGTTCTAGCTTTGATTAAAATCTTTGGTGCCCTTCTGGCTGTAACAG taacaacaggaagaaaagcaatgaccattgtgctttcttttttgttctttgcaaAGCCATTCACATTACA GTATGTGTGGTCAGGCTTACTGGTTGTCCTTGGTATATTTCTTAATGTTTACAGTAAGAATATGGATAAAATCAAACTGCCTTCACTGCATggtctttggaaaaaaagtgtggaagaaagaaaaacaaggacGTTGTCACAAACAGTATAG
- the SLC35B3 gene encoding adenosine 3'-phospho 5'-phosphosulfate transporter 2 isoform X2, which produces MDLKFTSSRKYISISVPSKSQTMSPHIKSVDDVVVLGMNLSKFNKPTQFFICVSGVFMFYLIYGYLQELIFSVEGFKPFGWYLTLVQFGFYSIFGLIELQLIQDKRRRIPGKTYMIIAFLTVGTMGLSNTSLGYLNYPTQVIFKCCKLIPVMIGGVLIQGKRYNIADVSAALCMSLGLIWFTLADSTVAPNFNLTGVVLISLALCADAVIGNVQEKAMKLHNGSNSEMVLYSYSIGFVYILFGLTCTSGLSPAVTFCSKHPVQTYGYAFLFSLTGYFGISFVLALIKIFGALLAVTVTTGRKAMTIVLSFLFFAKPFTLQYVWSGLLVVLGIFLNVYSKNMDKIKLPSLHGLWKKSVEERKTRTLSQTV; this is translated from the exons ATGGATCTGAAATTCACTTcatcaagaaaatacatttccatcAGTGTACCTTCCAAATCTCAAACTATGTCTCCTCATATCAAATCAGTAGATGATGTTGTAGTTCTTGGCATGAATCTCAGCAAATTTAACAAACCTACTCaatttttcatctgtgtttctgGAGTTTTTATGTTTTATCTAATCTATGGATATTTACAG gAATTGATATTTTCAGTGGAAGGTTTTAAACCTTTTGGTTGGTACCTCACTTTAGTGCAATTTggattttattccatttttgGACTAATAGAATTACAGTTGATtcaggacaaaaggagaag aaTTCCTGGCAAAACCTACATGATAATAGCGTTTTTAACAGTGGGAACTATGGGTTTGTCAAATACCTCTTTAGGATATCTGAATTACCCTACTCAAGTCATCTTCAAGTGCTGTAAGCTGATTCCAGTTATGATAGGCGGGGTTTTGATACAAG GAAAACGTTATAATATTGCAGATGTGTCTGCTGCCCTATGTATGAGTCTTGGATTAATATGGTTTACTTTAGCCGACAGCACAGTCGCTCCAAACTTCAACTTGACAG GTGTGGTCCTAATATCCCTTGCCCTCTGCGCAGATGCAGTTATAGGAAATGTACAGGAAAAAGCTATGAAGTTGCACAATGGTTCTAATTCAGAAATG GTTTTGTATTCCTATTCAATAGGTTTTGTGTATATTTTGTTTGGATTAACATGCACTAGTGGATTAAGCCCTGCAGTAACATTTTGCTCAAAG cATCCAGTGCAGACTTACGGTTATgcattccttttctccctgactgGGTATTTTGGCATATCCTTTGTTCTAGCTTTGATTAAAATCTTTGGTGCCCTTCTGGCTGTAACAG taacaacaggaagaaaagcaatgaccattgtgctttcttttttgttctttgcaaAGCCATTCACATTACA GTATGTGTGGTCAGGCTTACTGGTTGTCCTTGGTATATTTCTTAATGTTTACAGTAAGAATATGGATAAAATCAAACTGCCTTCACTGCATggtctttggaaaaaaagtgtggaagaaagaaaaacaaggacGTTGTCACAAACAGTATAG